The segment TTTACAGAAGACCAGATTAGGGattgtcatattttaatttcaaatattcatttttaaacataatttttaaaaaataaattaaacccaaattaaaaaaaaaaccctatttttgaaattttaatcccTAATTTCAATCTCTATAATCctgatttcattatttaattcatcaattaaaaccctaaaattgaaattaaatcagtccctaatttaaaattttaagccctaattttgattcaataaccctaatttagaattagaattttcaaatttaaattcagaaatatctagattttataacttaatgcgtttgctctgataccacatataagatttattttacataaactgaataaataaataaatcaactaTAATCTTAAGATCTACGcatgaattataaaatattaaattaaactttaagatTTTAGGAATATCTAGATTACCATACAAACTAAATTCTTAAAGTGTTTGAAATTATCTATCGAGATCACCTCTCGACATGACTTAGTCTTCTACTCCATAAACCTCCCTCAATGATAGCTTTGAATGGATAAGTTATACTATAAGTATACTGCATGCATTTTTGGAGCTGAGACTTAGTCAATATATAGTAAGTTAATTAACTTTCCATCAAGGTGTAATAAACTTTAAGACCTATATTTATGTTGTCtatacaaatcataatttttaaatgtattgaaCTTATCTTTATGGATCACTTAAACTCATTTGTAAACTAACACTGGATTATCCAATTACTCAATTTTgttaaaccaaaaatataattaatggtaGCCCACATCTGATAATTTCTAACAGAAAAACcattaatctcaaaaatataagatattaaataaGCCTCAGTAGTAATGTTTTAGGTTGTAATAAGGGCCCTCACATGGATAGCTTTAGCTGGTCTGCATTCAAACATATACACAATTGCAAACATTAAGACGTCTTTTTTAATGGGAGCTCGAAcaaaagatctctttgtcaATTCAGCTCAATATCATTTTGGAAAATCATTAATATCAAAACATAGCTGACAGACAGAAGCTTAACAACAGTTTCTGTTACTTCTAATACTTGATTGAACCATACTAAGCATGTTTACTTTTGGGTAATTCACATATTTCCCATATTCATAATGAAAGACACATATTAGTTTCTCTTGATCATAGTATATACTTTATAGCTGAGTTCACAAAATTGGAAATTTCCTGTATTAGCTGCATGGTCTTCTATATAACAGGTGACAGCCTTTGAAGTTCCTTGTTTAGGGATATGCATAGCTTATAGAAACTGGATATTCAATGTGAAAAAGAAATACCCAGTGTACCGAGCTCTATCTGATAGGCTTTGGAAGGCATTGTTTTTACAAAtactttttctctttctcatgtactaaataaaatgttatattatttggttttttCCCTTGATGCAGCTACGACCATTATTCATTTCAAGTCATTCAAGCTGAAGGGGAGCTGGTAACAAGTAATTTTCAACCTGtcagttaattattttaataatcaactGCAATTTTGTTTTTGCATCCTTATGCCAAGCAGTCTGCTGTGAGGTTGAACCCATGGAATGCTTAGGCTAATGGTTGTATGTTTCCTTCTCCAATGTTTTTTTGAAGTGTTATCTTAGTGGTAATCTCTTGGAGGATTTAGCAAGTGTGTATTGTCTTCAGCACAACACACATTAATACATGAACAACATAAAAATTAACGAAATATTGTGTTCCAGTGCCCAACAAGGGAAAAaagccataattttttttttccctaagaTAACCAAATGTGAAATGCCAAACATATAGAAAGACCAAAGAGCAAGTGTAGAGTTGAATATATTACATCCTGAGGGAGCAAATTGACGCTCACTTATAACCTTCTACTGTGTTGCCATTCTCATCGGTTGAATGTAGATTATATGGTTGGACTCATTATCAAGTGTGATCACctaagtagcacggaaacggaaacgtcgAAACGCATTTTTgcaaaaatataggaaacggaaacgtggaaaaatgtataaatattaaaaatgttaggattatttataaataccaaatttttataagaaaatacaatattctgcatttgaaaaaataaataacacaacAATGGGACACTTTTTCCAATTCTTCCAGGAAGTATTTACAATCCAATGCtaacatgaataaaatttaaaccagACAGCACTAATTTCTGAATGAATATTTACTGTCCActattttcttacttttttccctctgcatatttcaaacttttctctgggtttttttcttgttcttctaaCCTTCTTTTGATATTCAAAATTCTGACAACAAGATGCATCATATGTTCCTTTAATAACTACTTGAGAAACTCTTTTTACCACAGACTGATTCATATCTCTACAGTTTAATCGTCAAATTGAATATTGAAGACAAATATGAAGATTGCAGAAGAATAACGTAACAGATTCGCTTGAGACTTTGAGCCGCCGAAGGCAGTGAGGAGTTAAGATGCCGCGCTGGAGTCGGGGTCAGAGGCTGTGAGGAGCCAAGACATATATGCTTGGGATGGAGAGATGTTAGGTTACtggaaattgaatgaaattggGAATGAGGAAGAAACATATTGCTTTGGGACGTTTCCTATGCTTGGGGATATGTCAAGAAATGCGTTTCATATTTTTGCAAAATAACCGAAACGGCCCCGAAACGTTTCGTACCGGTTTCTGGCCGTTTCAGAAACTGAAACGTTTCGGAAACTCGGGAACGCACTATACTGTGCGTTTTCGTGCTTCCTTGGTGATCACTGGAGCTTTGAAAAGTAAGAAACTAGTTGTTAGATAAAATATGTGCAATAAAACATAAAGAGtagatgtttgaatttttgggtCTCACATTAGGGAAGTTGGGAAAAGATGGAAggatgaaaaaatgttttaatgtAAATGGGTTAGGCTTTTTTAAATGCTGCTTGTGCTTTCAAATTTGCAACTTATGTTTCTTCTGTCTTTTCAAGGAAGAAACATGCGAGGAAGTGGGAGATAATTACAAGATTGGTTGTAATTGGTAATTTCTATGAGTGAAATGAGGCTTTATGCTGAAATTGTTATGGCGATTTTATGTTCCCCTGGACAAAGACTGATCATGTATTCTTCAAAAAAGAAGCTGCTTGAAATGTAGTTTTATTCAATATGATTCATGTTCACGTACGATTGTCCAATTCTAAGCTCAACTTTGTAATTGATGAATGCAGGGGAAATTGGCATCAATGATTGGGGACGCAGGGTTTCAGAAGGGTTGATTATGAAAATCTTGTTGTTGGAGGCATTCATTCtggattgatgatttgtttagaGGTCTTCCCTTGCTcagttttgtttaattaaattcattctTGTTTAATCCATTCAGATTGAGTTTATAACTCGAACctataattcaaattcacaattcattataaaactatattattttatttaatattaaataaaatgatattattttaactattttttaacataaattaaatcaagttttaatcaaatttaaattaaatttaatcaccTTTTTACTCGTGAATTAGATTgagttaattttcttttactcaagttcaatttggtttcaaaaataattttgaactccatttgaatttctaattaactaaatttgagtcaaattgaaatggattgaaatttgttttcaaaattgaggAACCTTATCAACGTACCTCTTGTGATGTCATTAGTTTTGCTGTTAAATCTAACTTATGTTTTCGTGATCATTTTCCAGTCACATGTTGTATTCTAGTAAAGTAATTTTATGTTACAATTAATTTTGCTTGCTAATTTGGTAGTTGAAACTTTGGATTGCTAAACCCTAAAGATGGGTGTGGATTGGCCTGGCTTTCGCCAAAACCTGAGTGTCAACATGAGAGAACGAGTTCAGATGCATTGAAATATTTAACCATAGCATTAATTTTGAagataactatttaaaaaaaaaaaaatgaggaaaggaaaaaaaaaccttccAAGTGTTTTAACCAGATGAATACAATTTGACGGCTTAGCAGGGCTGTGGGGGTCAGCTATATATTCTCCCTAATAGTGTGTGTGTGTCGAACCGGCCAGAGTTAAAAGCACCACCTGAGATATTCTATGATGCTGAAGAGGCTTGCAAATACACTTCATCCTCTCGTATAATCggaattcagtttttttaatttcattttttatttatcttaattatttgtCTTTACAATGATAGAATAAAGATAACTGAATTCAAGCATGTCTGTTTGTACAGGCACAACTTTCAGAGAGAGCTATAGAGCTTCTTGCCTTGCCTGATGATGGAGTCCCAAGACTGCTCCTTGATATTGGTAATAATTACACTCGTTCTATCTGTGCATAAAGTAGCTGAGATGATTCATCTCATTAGCTTAATCAAATCAATCCAGGTCATTGTGTCATTTACTCGAGTGTAAAGTAAACTTCTATATAGatcctttcttggattttcATTTGCCTCCTGGTCTTGGTTTGTTACTGGCTCACACGGTGTATGTATAGTAACTTTTTAAGCTATGGAATTTATAAGTATACCAAATTATTATTACACTATTGGACGCAACTTTAATTGGGTTTGGTACTATTCATTAGGTTGTGGATCAGGTCTTAGTGGGGAGACATTATCTGAGAATGGACATCAATGGATCGGTCTTGACATTTCACCATCAATGCTTGGTAAGTAACAattgaattgagtcaaattAGAAATCTTTCTGCTGGagaatttttattctaattcgTATGTGTTtcatgatcaattttttttctgaatctaGATATTGCATTGGAGCGGGAGGTTGAGGGTGATTTGTTACTTGGAGACATGGGTCAGGTACCAACCAAGTCCTTTTGCTCATTGTCTATAATTGTGACATCTTTATGTCACTGTAAATAGCATAATTGTTTGTAAATAGGTTTTTTGATGTCTATTATAGTGCTTGGGGATAGAGCGCTGGGACTAGAATGCTGAATTAATGAGTCTCtttcatttgataatttaagGATTGTTAGGGCTTGATGTCTAAATTTACGTGCTGCATATTCGTTTTTATTGTGTCTCTTGCAGAAAAAgatctttgaaaaaaaagaaagaaaaaaatagttaaaaatctGATGCTTAAGTCTCTCTCTCTACCCCTCATGCGTGTTTCCAATTGTGCCAAGATAGATGGTTGTGATTCTTATTGATCATTGTTGAATCTGTGtgttttatcattcaaattatttttgcttGCTTTGGCTTGCAATGCAATTGATTTCAAAATTCACTAAAAATTCTGACTCACTCTCTCACATATTTTCTCAATTGGTACCAAGATATATGTGCTACATGATGATCATTACTGAATCCTAGTCCCCTGTGcatttttatctttctaatttTGTTGCTTGCTCTGGCTTGTTAGGGAATTGGCTTCAAtgatcatttatttaattaaagcttgttttgtatttgtgttttaaTGTATAATCTTAATT is part of the Mangifera indica cultivar Alphonso chromosome 13, CATAS_Mindica_2.1, whole genome shotgun sequence genome and harbors:
- the LOC123194139 gene encoding uncharacterized protein LOC123194139 — its product is MRKKHIALGRFLCLGICQEMRFIFLQNNRNGPETFRTGFWPFQKLKRFGNSGTHYTVRFRASLVITGALKREIGINDWGRRVSEGLIMKILLLEGCGGQLYILPNSVCVSNRPELKAPPEIFYDAEEACKYTSSSRIIGIQAQLSERAIELLALPDDGVPRLLLDIGCGSGLSGETLSENGHQWIGLDISPSMLDIALEREVEGDLLLGDMGQVFALELLMGLSVYQLLSGYAMPTSLLTSHD